In Streptomyces sp. SN-593, a single genomic region encodes these proteins:
- a CDS encoding LacI family DNA-binding transcriptional regulator, which translates to MSPVSPKKRPTIADIAEAAGVSKGAVSYALNGKPGVSEGTRARILEIAARMGWHPSSAARALSDGRAGAIGLVVDRPAWVLGIEPFFMRLISGVEAGLAATGTALLLQVSEDAGAGEEAYRRWWGERRVDGVLLVDLREPDPRPDLLAELGLPAVAVGHTGRVSGVPSVWIDDATAVRETLSYLAALGHREIARVAGPPHFVHTRERGEAFEAAAGDLGLGGVTCVYTDYSGEDGARATRRLLSSAQRPTAIVYDNDVMAVAALGVTQEMGVRVPVDLSLVAWDDSELCRLVHPALTAVSRQVPEYGHRAAEMLLAHIRGERVADVLLEPPVLVPRGSTAPVPPVVRPA; encoded by the coding sequence ATGTCCCCCGTGTCCCCGAAGAAGCGCCCCACGATCGCCGACATCGCCGAGGCCGCAGGCGTGTCGAAGGGCGCGGTCTCCTACGCGCTCAACGGCAAGCCGGGGGTGTCGGAGGGGACCCGCGCGCGCATCCTGGAGATCGCGGCCCGGATGGGCTGGCACCCCAGCAGCGCCGCCCGTGCGCTGTCCGACGGCCGGGCCGGCGCCATCGGTCTGGTGGTGGACCGTCCGGCGTGGGTGCTCGGCATCGAACCTTTCTTCATGCGGCTGATCTCGGGCGTCGAGGCGGGGCTCGCCGCCACCGGCACCGCGCTGCTGCTCCAGGTCTCCGAGGACGCCGGCGCGGGGGAGGAGGCGTACCGGCGCTGGTGGGGCGAGCGCCGGGTGGACGGCGTGCTCCTGGTGGACCTGCGCGAGCCCGACCCGCGCCCCGACCTGCTCGCCGAACTGGGCCTGCCCGCCGTCGCGGTGGGCCACACGGGGCGCGTGTCCGGGGTGCCGTCGGTCTGGATCGACGACGCGACGGCGGTCCGGGAGACGCTGTCCTACCTCGCCGCCCTGGGGCACCGCGAGATCGCGCGGGTGGCGGGGCCGCCGCACTTCGTGCACACCCGCGAGCGCGGCGAGGCGTTCGAGGCCGCGGCCGGCGACCTCGGGCTGGGCGGGGTCACCTGCGTCTACACCGACTACTCCGGGGAGGACGGCGCCCGGGCCACCCGGCGGCTGCTGTCGAGCGCCCAGCGGCCCACCGCCATCGTCTACGACAACGACGTGATGGCGGTGGCCGCGCTCGGCGTGACCCAGGAGATGGGCGTACGGGTGCCGGTCGACCTGTCCCTCGTCGCCTGGGACGACAGCGAGCTGTGCCGGCTGGTCCACCCCGCGCTGACCGCGGTCAGCCGGCAGGTGCCGGAGTACGGCCACCGCGCCGCCGAGATGCTGCTCGCACACATCCGGGGGGAGCGGGTGGCGGACGTTCTGCTCGAACCGCCGGTGCTGGTGCCGCGGGGGAGCACCGCCCCGGTCCCGCCCGTGGTGCGCCCGGCGTAG
- a CDS encoding ricin-type beta-trefoil lectin domain protein, which yields MSAAQRSRAGGTRMRRTLVGVVTAAAAAVTPMLAMPATAHAAGESVQVYLTTTSDSGGRNVTKGLEQQAPLAFSSGTGGSGQQVTVDEGTQYQQFTGGGASFTDTAAYLLNSSGALSASTRNSVMQKLFDPVNGIGLDFLRNPMGASDLARNSYTYDDMPAGQTDPTLAHFSLAHDQTDVLPLTKQAEQINPDVTVMATPWTPPPWMKDNDSYVQGWLQSQYYAAYAQYFVKYIQGYQAAGVPIDYVSVQNEPTVGGDYPGANWNGSGLAYFTKNDLLPALHSAGLSTKVLALDWNPDSYDSYAAPTVDDASIRNDPNFGGIAWHGYEGSTSEQTTIHDKYPAVPDFDTEHSGGTWIGNQQKEDMENLIDYTRNWGQSWVKWSLAVDQNMGPHNGGCGTCTGLVTVHNGDSRSGQVDYTIEYYTMGQLTKFVRPGAHRISSADNSTIRNVAWKNPDGSKALIAYNESTSAQPVTVNWGNEHFTYTMPAGASATFTWSGTQAGSGGTSPGHTGTITGYGGKCADVAGASSANGTAVQLYDCNGTSAQQWTASGSTLQALGKCLDVTSAGTADGTTTQLYDCNGTAAQQWTRGPNGELVNTGSGKCLDATGPSSANGTRLQIWTCTGAANQQWTAPAA from the coding sequence ATGAGCGCAGCACAGCGCAGCCGCGCGGGCGGAACCCGGATGCGGCGCACCCTCGTCGGGGTGGTGACGGCTGCCGCGGCCGCCGTCACGCCCATGCTCGCCATGCCGGCCACCGCGCACGCGGCCGGTGAGAGCGTCCAGGTGTACCTCACGACCACCAGCGACTCCGGTGGCCGCAACGTCACGAAGGGCCTGGAGCAACAGGCCCCGCTCGCCTTCTCCTCCGGCACCGGCGGCTCCGGCCAGCAGGTCACGGTGGACGAGGGCACGCAGTACCAGCAGTTCACCGGTGGCGGCGCGTCGTTCACCGACACCGCCGCCTACCTGCTCAACTCCAGCGGCGCCCTGTCGGCCTCGACCCGCAACTCCGTCATGCAGAAGCTCTTCGACCCGGTGAACGGGATCGGGCTGGACTTCCTGCGCAACCCGATGGGCGCCTCCGACCTGGCCCGCAACAGCTACACGTACGACGACATGCCGGCCGGCCAGACCGACCCGACGCTCGCCCACTTCTCGCTCGCCCACGACCAGACGGACGTCCTGCCGCTGACCAAGCAGGCCGAGCAGATCAACCCGGACGTCACGGTGATGGCGACGCCCTGGACCCCGCCGCCGTGGATGAAGGACAACGACAGCTACGTGCAGGGCTGGCTCCAGTCGCAGTACTACGCCGCCTACGCGCAGTACTTCGTGAAGTACATCCAGGGGTACCAGGCCGCGGGCGTACCGATCGACTACGTCTCGGTGCAGAACGAGCCGACCGTCGGCGGCGACTACCCGGGCGCGAACTGGAACGGCTCCGGGCTGGCCTACTTCACCAAGAACGACCTGCTCCCGGCGCTGCACTCCGCGGGCCTGTCCACGAAGGTGCTCGCACTGGACTGGAACCCCGACTCGTACGACAGCTACGCCGCGCCGACCGTGGACGACGCCTCGATCCGCAACGACCCCAACTTCGGCGGGATCGCCTGGCACGGCTACGAGGGCAGCACCAGCGAGCAGACCACCATCCACGACAAGTACCCCGCCGTGCCGGACTTCGACACCGAGCACTCCGGCGGCACCTGGATCGGCAACCAGCAGAAGGAGGACATGGAGAACCTGATCGACTACACCCGCAACTGGGGCCAGAGCTGGGTCAAGTGGAGCCTGGCGGTCGATCAGAACATGGGCCCGCACAACGGCGGGTGCGGCACCTGCACCGGCCTGGTCACCGTGCACAACGGCGACAGCCGCAGCGGGCAGGTCGATTACACCATCGAGTACTACACGATGGGCCAGTTGACGAAGTTCGTGCGGCCCGGCGCGCACCGGATCAGCTCCGCCGACAACTCCACGATCCGCAACGTGGCGTGGAAGAACCCGGACGGCTCCAAGGCGCTGATCGCCTACAACGAGTCCACCTCGGCGCAGCCGGTCACCGTCAACTGGGGCAACGAGCACTTCACCTACACCATGCCCGCGGGCGCCTCGGCCACCTTCACCTGGTCCGGCACCCAGGCCGGCAGCGGCGGCACCTCGCCCGGCCACACCGGCACGATCACCGGTTACGGCGGCAAGTGCGCCGACGTCGCCGGTGCCAGCTCCGCCAACGGCACCGCCGTCCAGCTCTACGACTGCAACGGCACGTCGGCCCAGCAGTGGACCGCCTCCGGCAGCACCCTCCAGGCGCTGGGCAAGTGCCTGGACGTGACGTCGGCCGGCACCGCCGACGGCACCACGACACAGTTGTACGACTGCAACGGCACCGCGGCCCAGCAGTGGACCAGAGGGCCGAACGGCGAACTGGTCAACACCGGCTCGGGCAAGTGCCTCGACGCCACCGGGCCGAGTTCGGCCAACGGCACCCGGCTGCAGATCTGGACCTGCACCGGTGCCGCCAATCAGCAGTGGACGGCGCCCGCCGCCTGA
- a CDS encoding lysylphosphatidylglycerol synthase domain-containing protein: MSVARTDGALWQRASVRSTVMALPLLAVAALLASKWTLIDSGAGQLGSADGEWLAAACLAAVMTWVFSAVALQGAVLRPVPPGRLLAAQFAASAANHVLPAGVGGNAVNLRFLVRRGMTPTAALAALAVRAAAAVVGRVALLLAALLVFPDALHIRRVVAGRPTLPDHPALLVVGAAAAVVGIVLLLRYARRLGARLRGFVASVAHDVRAVHRDRSRTAALWGGSLGFPLMHGAVVVAVVRAVHAPVPVSGAIVAYLCASTAAGWLPTPAGIGSLDAALALALVTAGASGVAATSAVLGYRLLTTWLPLIPGAVVLALLVRRGEL, encoded by the coding sequence GTGTCCGTCGCACGCACCGATGGAGCCCTGTGGCAGCGCGCTTCCGTACGGTCGACGGTGATGGCGCTGCCCCTCCTCGCCGTCGCGGCGCTGCTGGCCAGCAAGTGGACGCTCATCGACTCCGGTGCGGGGCAGCTCGGTTCCGCCGACGGCGAGTGGCTCGCGGCCGCCTGCCTGGCCGCGGTCATGACCTGGGTCTTCTCCGCCGTCGCACTCCAGGGCGCGGTGCTCCGCCCGGTCCCGCCCGGACGGCTGCTGGCCGCGCAGTTCGCCGCCTCGGCCGCCAACCACGTGCTGCCGGCCGGCGTCGGCGGCAACGCGGTGAACCTGCGCTTCCTGGTCCGGCGCGGCATGACCCCCACCGCCGCCCTGGCCGCCCTCGCGGTGCGCGCGGCGGCGGCCGTGGTCGGGCGCGTGGCGCTGCTGCTGGCGGCACTGCTGGTCTTCCCCGACGCGCTGCACATCCGGCGGGTGGTCGCCGGGCGGCCCACCCTCCCGGACCACCCGGCGCTGCTCGTGGTCGGCGCCGCCGCCGCGGTCGTCGGGATCGTGCTGCTGCTGCGGTACGCACGCCGGCTCGGCGCCCGGCTGCGCGGCTTCGTCGCCTCGGTCGCCCACGACGTGCGGGCGGTGCACCGCGACCGGTCCCGGACGGCCGCCCTGTGGGGCGGTTCGCTCGGTTTCCCGCTGATGCATGGCGCGGTGGTGGTCGCCGTGGTCCGCGCGGTGCACGCGCCGGTGCCGGTCAGCGGGGCCATCGTGGCGTACCTGTGCGCCAGCACCGCGGCGGGGTGGCTGCCGACACCGGCGGGGATCGGTTCGCTGGACGCGGCGCTGGCGCTCGCGCTGGTCACCGCGGGTGCCTCCGGGGTCGCCGCCACCTCGGCGGTCCTCGGCTACCGCCTGCTCACCACGTGGCTGCCGCTGATCCCCGGTGCCGTGGTGCTGGCGCTGCTGGTCCGCCGCGGCGAGCTCTGA
- a CDS encoding bifunctional 3'-5' exonuclease/DNA polymerase, translating into MVESVVAVVPDPVGSGGRWCALGADAGAAGPVESVPDLAAAVARREAAERPRWVWAATDEMYPWLLERAPVRPARCHDVKLVESLLLGMAGRHGRPRSLGAAWARLHDLPEPPDAPEAGADDQPVLFAADRQHLPQDADPLTALIAVYADQRRRIAASEHPDRTLLLCAAESAGALAAVEMGRDGLPWSATVHDELLVGLLGPRPAGGARPALLGDLSLRLQQALGRPVNPDSPAQVLPAFARVGVHLRTTRSHELREVDHPAAALLLRYKELSRIHAAHGWAWREAWVRSGRFRPEYVVGGVVSGRWATRGGGALQIPRLLRGAVVADPGHRLVVADAGQLEPRVLAAMSGDAGLARAASAGDLYAALALDAFSGDRPRAKIALLAAMYGQTSGEAGQLLAVMRRRFPAALALVEAAARTGEAGGVVRSRLGRTSPTPSASRFVDTDGADDAGTADTDGAASAGQRAARSWGRFTRNFVIQASASDWALAMLAALRRRLAAIGPEPRLVFFQHDEVIVHAPAELAAAVEAAVAAAGDEARRLVFGPTPVPFPLETHAVTCYADAK; encoded by the coding sequence GTGGTGGAGAGCGTGGTGGCCGTCGTGCCGGACCCGGTGGGGTCCGGAGGGCGGTGGTGCGCGCTCGGAGCGGACGCGGGGGCGGCGGGCCCCGTGGAGTCGGTGCCGGACCTGGCCGCGGCGGTGGCGCGGCGCGAGGCGGCCGAGCGGCCGCGCTGGGTGTGGGCGGCCACGGACGAGATGTACCCGTGGCTGCTGGAGCGCGCGCCGGTCAGGCCGGCGCGCTGCCATGACGTGAAGCTCGTCGAGTCGCTGCTGCTGGGGATGGCGGGGCGACACGGCCGGCCGCGCTCGCTCGGCGCCGCCTGGGCGCGTCTGCACGACCTGCCCGAACCGCCGGACGCGCCGGAGGCCGGCGCGGACGACCAGCCGGTGCTGTTCGCCGCCGACCGGCAGCACCTGCCCCAGGACGCCGACCCGTTGACCGCCCTGATCGCCGTCTACGCCGACCAGCGGCGCCGGATCGCCGCGAGCGAGCACCCGGACCGCACACTGCTGCTGTGCGCCGCCGAGTCCGCGGGCGCGCTGGCCGCGGTCGAGATGGGCCGCGACGGCCTGCCGTGGAGCGCGACCGTCCACGACGAACTCCTCGTCGGCCTGCTCGGCCCCCGCCCGGCCGGCGGCGCCCGCCCCGCGCTGCTCGGCGACCTCTCGCTGCGCCTCCAGCAGGCGCTGGGCCGGCCGGTCAACCCCGACTCCCCCGCCCAGGTACTGCCCGCCTTCGCCCGCGTCGGCGTCCACCTGCGCACCACCCGATCGCACGAACTGCGCGAGGTGGACCACCCGGCCGCCGCGCTCCTGCTGCGCTACAAGGAGCTGTCCCGCATCCACGCCGCCCACGGCTGGGCGTGGCGCGAGGCGTGGGTGCGTTCGGGCCGGTTCCGGCCGGAGTACGTGGTCGGCGGGGTGGTGTCCGGGCGGTGGGCGACGCGGGGCGGCGGCGCGCTCCAGATCCCCCGGCTGCTGCGCGGCGCGGTGGTCGCCGACCCCGGGCACCGGTTGGTGGTGGCGGACGCCGGCCAGCTCGAACCGCGGGTGCTGGCCGCGATGTCCGGCGACGCGGGGCTGGCGCGGGCGGCGTCCGCCGGGGACCTCTACGCGGCGCTCGCCCTCGACGCGTTCTCCGGTGACCGGCCGCGCGCGAAGATCGCGCTGCTCGCGGCGATGTACGGCCAGACCAGTGGCGAGGCCGGGCAGTTGCTCGCGGTCATGCGGCGCCGCTTCCCCGCCGCGCTCGCCCTGGTGGAGGCGGCCGCCCGCACCGGCGAGGCCGGCGGCGTCGTACGCTCGCGGCTCGGCCGCACCTCGCCCACGCCGTCGGCGAGTCGATTCGTCGACACCGACGGAGCGGACGATGCCGGGACCGCCGACACCGACGGGGCCGCCTCCGCCGGGCAGCGGGCCGCCCGCTCCTGGGGGCGCTTCACCCGCAACTTCGTGATCCAGGCCAGCGCCTCCGACTGGGCGCTGGCGATGCTCGCCGCGCTCCGCCGCCGGCTGGCCGCGATCGGCCCCGAACCGCGGCTCGTCTTCTTCCAGCACGACGAGGTCATCGTGCACGCCCCCGCGGAGTTGGCGGCCGCGGTCGAAGCAGCGGTCGCCGCGGCAGGCGACGAGGCCCGCCGCCTCGTCTTCGGCCCGACCCCGGTACCGTTCCCGCTGGAGACCCACGCGGTGACGTGCTACGCGGACGCGAAGTAG
- the trxA gene encoding thioredoxin: protein MSTVELTKENFDEVVSDNDFVLIDFWAAWCGPCRMFAPVYDKASEKHGDLVFAKVDTEAQPELAAAFQIQSIPTLMIVRDKVAVFAQPGALPEPALEDVIAQARALDMAEVRKAVADAQAGGAEGGAESASA from the coding sequence ATGAGCACTGTGGAGCTGACCAAGGAGAACTTCGACGAGGTCGTGTCCGACAACGACTTCGTCCTCATCGACTTCTGGGCCGCCTGGTGCGGGCCGTGCCGGATGTTCGCGCCTGTGTACGACAAGGCGTCGGAGAAGCACGGCGACCTCGTCTTCGCGAAGGTCGACACGGAGGCGCAGCCGGAGCTGGCGGCCGCCTTCCAGATCCAGTCGATCCCGACGCTGATGATCGTGCGCGACAAGGTCGCGGTCTTCGCGCAGCCGGGTGCCCTGCCCGAGCCCGCGCTGGAGGACGTCATCGCCCAGGCCCGCGCGCTGGACATGGCCGAGGTGCGCAAGGCGGTCGCCGACGCGCAGGCCGGCGGCGCCGAGGGCGGCGCGGAGAGCGCCTCCGCCTGA
- a CDS encoding citrate/2-methylcitrate synthase, with amino-acid sequence MEPGGRPASGSGAAAPDPQERISTREAARRLGVKPETLYAYVSRGLLDSRRAHGGRGSTFDPGQVAALARRGRPAAPSDPAAGASGGTAREVGAAGAAGTPEGWGRLRTGITLIGPDRYYFRGVDAVELAASHGYEEVAEWLWTGALRPGTRFEAAPGPLAAARTTAAALPAGSGPMDRLRVAVAAAASADPLRFDLSEAAVLGTARSLIATLVDALPPAGGTRHGVGSGEGDEGDAPLAARLWPKLTTAPADEAALRVLDTALSLLIDHDLAASTLAARVAASARAHPYAVVSAGLGALDGPLHGQASALAHRMLAEVAAQGGAGPVVAEYLRAGQRVPGLGHRLYRGEDPRARALFALLDEVPSAAAALGDAREVLATAATRHRDLHANVDLALGVLSVSHGMPPQAGETVFAVSRTAGWIAHALEEYAEPPLRMRLVGAYAGPRPGRPLPEAERD; translated from the coding sequence GTGGAACCGGGAGGCCGGCCGGCGTCGGGGTCCGGGGCGGCCGCCCCGGACCCGCAGGAGCGGATCAGCACCCGGGAGGCGGCCCGGCGGCTGGGGGTGAAGCCGGAGACGCTGTACGCCTACGTCAGCCGCGGGCTGCTGGACAGCCGCCGCGCGCACGGCGGCCGGGGCAGCACCTTCGACCCGGGGCAGGTCGCGGCGCTGGCCAGGCGGGGGCGGCCCGCGGCGCCGTCCGACCCGGCGGCCGGCGCGTCGGGCGGGACGGCACGCGAGGTGGGCGCCGCGGGCGCCGCCGGCACACCCGAGGGCTGGGGGCGGCTCCGTACCGGCATCACCCTGATCGGCCCCGACCGGTACTACTTCCGGGGCGTCGACGCGGTGGAGCTCGCCGCGTCCCACGGCTACGAGGAGGTCGCCGAGTGGCTGTGGACCGGGGCGCTGCGGCCGGGCACGCGCTTCGAGGCCGCGCCGGGGCCGCTGGCCGCGGCCCGCACGACGGCCGCCGCGCTGCCGGCCGGCAGCGGCCCGATGGACCGGCTGCGGGTCGCCGTCGCGGCCGCGGCGAGCGCGGACCCGCTGCGCTTCGACCTGTCCGAAGCCGCGGTCCTGGGGACCGCGCGCAGCCTGATCGCCACGCTGGTGGACGCGCTGCCGCCGGCCGGCGGCACCCGACATGGCGTCGGCAGCGGCGAGGGGGACGAGGGGGACGCCCCGCTGGCCGCGCGGCTGTGGCCGAAGCTGACCACCGCCCCGGCCGACGAGGCGGCGCTGCGCGTCCTGGACACGGCGCTCTCGCTGCTGATCGACCACGACCTGGCGGCGTCCACCCTCGCGGCCAGGGTCGCCGCGTCGGCCCGGGCGCATCCGTACGCAGTCGTCTCGGCCGGGCTCGGCGCGCTCGACGGACCGCTGCACGGCCAGGCCAGCGCCCTCGCCCACCGCATGCTCGCCGAGGTCGCGGCACAGGGCGGCGCCGGTCCGGTCGTCGCCGAGTACCTGCGGGCCGGGCAGCGCGTCCCCGGGCTCGGGCACCGGCTCTACCGGGGCGAGGACCCGCGCGCCCGCGCCCTGTTCGCGCTGCTCGACGAGGTGCCCTCCGCCGCGGCCGCGCTCGGCGACGCCCGCGAGGTGCTCGCCACGGCGGCCACCCGCCACCGCGACCTGCACGCCAACGTCGACCTCGCGCTCGGCGTGCTCTCCGTCTCCCACGGGATGCCGCCCCAGGCGGGGGAGACGGTCTTCGCGGTCTCCCGCACCGCGGGCTGGATCGCCCACGCGCTGGAGGAGTACGCCGAGCCGCCGCTGCGGATGCGCCTGGTCGGGGCCTACGCGGGCCCGCGCCCCGGCCGCCCCCTCCCGGAGGCCGAGCGGGACTGA
- a CDS encoding citrate synthase/methylcitrate synthase, whose amino-acid sequence MPTTEPSAPIDVPRGLKGVVVTETSIGDVRGAEGFYHYREYSAVELARTRTFEDVWHLMFHGALPDPAQADAFRARTAELRHLPADVADALPAIARSTALSGPLAGLRTALSLAGASAGFRPLYDIDPDRRRADALAACAAVPTLVTALHRLGQGLDPVPPRDDLPYAANYLYMLTGQEPDPARARAVESYLISTVDHGFNASTFTARVIASTGADLAACLVGALGALSGPLHGGAPSRALDTLDAIGAPDRIDGWLRERVLAGDRIMGFGHPVYTTEDPRSRMLKAIARGFGGDLVDFALQVEERAEAILAELKPGRELHINVEFYAGVVMELCGLPREMFTPTFAAARMVGWSANVLEQADDSKIIRPLARYVGPPPARPVPAA is encoded by the coding sequence ATGCCGACCACCGAGCCCAGCGCCCCGATCGACGTACCCCGCGGTCTCAAGGGCGTCGTCGTCACCGAGACGTCCATCGGCGACGTGCGGGGGGCCGAAGGCTTCTACCACTACCGGGAGTACTCCGCGGTGGAGCTGGCGCGCACCCGGACGTTCGAGGACGTGTGGCACCTGATGTTCCACGGCGCCCTCCCGGACCCGGCGCAGGCGGACGCCTTCCGCGCCCGTACGGCCGAGCTGCGCCACCTGCCGGCGGACGTCGCCGACGCCCTGCCCGCGATCGCCCGCTCCACCGCGCTGTCCGGTCCGCTCGCGGGCCTGCGCACCGCGCTGTCGCTGGCGGGGGCGTCCGCCGGGTTCCGGCCGCTGTACGACATCGACCCCGACCGCCGCAGGGCCGACGCGCTGGCCGCGTGCGCCGCCGTCCCCACCCTCGTGACCGCCCTGCACCGGCTCGGGCAGGGCCTCGACCCCGTCCCGCCGCGCGACGACCTGCCGTACGCGGCGAACTACCTCTACATGCTGACCGGGCAGGAGCCGGACCCGGCCCGGGCGCGGGCGGTGGAGAGCTACCTGATCTCCACCGTCGACCACGGCTTCAACGCCTCCACCTTCACCGCCCGCGTGATCGCCTCCACCGGCGCCGACCTGGCCGCCTGCCTCGTGGGGGCGCTGGGCGCGCTGTCCGGCCCGCTGCACGGCGGGGCGCCCAGCCGCGCCCTCGACACCCTGGACGCGATCGGAGCTCCGGACCGGATCGACGGCTGGCTGCGCGAGCGGGTGCTCGCCGGCGACCGGATCATGGGCTTCGGCCACCCCGTGTACACCACCGAGGACCCGCGCTCGCGGATGCTCAAGGCCATCGCACGCGGGTTCGGCGGGGACCTGGTCGACTTCGCGCTCCAGGTGGAGGAGCGTGCCGAGGCGATACTCGCCGAGCTGAAGCCGGGCCGCGAACTCCACATCAACGTCGAGTTCTACGCCGGCGTGGTCATGGAGCTGTGCGGGCTGCCCCGGGAGATGTTCACCCCCACCTTCGCCGCGGCCCGGATGGTCGGCTGGAGCGCGAACGTCCTGGAGCAGGCCGACGACAGCAAGATCATCCGGCCGCTGGCGCGCTACGTCGGCCCGCCTCCCGCGCGCCCCGTGCCGGCCGCCTGA
- a CDS encoding quinone oxidoreductase family protein, with amino-acid sequence MRAIQITEFGGPEVLRLTELPEPAPQPGRLLIDVDSAGVNYADTHTVENSYLAASSLPMVPGAEVVGRTADGRRVVALTDNGGYAEKALAAEHLAHDVPDGVADGQALALVIQGVTAWHLLRTCARLAEGESVVVHAAAGGTGSLAVQLAKEFGAGRVIATASTEEKRALALELGADVAVDASPEDLTDRLVEANGGRKVDAVLEMTGGPVFDASLAALAPFGRLVAYGMASRVPPTPIEPARLMGRSRSVIGFWLAHCLGRPGMYHEPLDELLAMTADGRLRPLIGAVHPLSEAARAHEDLRARRTTGKLVLDVRA; translated from the coding sequence GTGCGCGCGATCCAGATCACCGAGTTCGGCGGCCCCGAGGTACTGCGCCTCACCGAACTTCCCGAACCCGCGCCGCAGCCAGGCCGGCTGCTGATCGACGTCGACTCCGCGGGCGTCAACTACGCCGACACCCACACGGTGGAGAACAGCTACCTGGCCGCCTCCTCGCTGCCCATGGTCCCCGGCGCCGAGGTCGTCGGCCGCACCGCCGACGGGCGCCGCGTCGTCGCCCTCACCGACAACGGCGGCTACGCGGAGAAGGCGCTGGCCGCCGAACACCTGGCCCACGACGTGCCCGACGGCGTCGCCGACGGCCAGGCCCTCGCGCTGGTCATCCAGGGCGTCACGGCCTGGCACCTGCTGCGCACCTGCGCGCGCCTCGCCGAGGGCGAGAGCGTCGTGGTGCACGCCGCGGCCGGCGGAACCGGCTCGCTCGCGGTGCAGCTCGCGAAGGAGTTCGGCGCCGGGCGCGTGATCGCCACCGCCTCCACCGAGGAGAAGCGGGCGCTCGCCCTGGAGCTCGGCGCCGACGTGGCCGTCGACGCCTCGCCCGAGGACCTCACCGACCGCCTCGTCGAGGCGAACGGCGGCCGCAAGGTCGACGCGGTGCTGGAGATGACCGGCGGTCCGGTCTTCGACGCCTCGCTCGCGGCACTCGCGCCCTTCGGCCGCCTGGTGGCCTACGGGATGGCCTCGCGGGTCCCCCCGACCCCGATCGAGCCCGCCCGGCTGATGGGCCGCTCCCGCTCCGTCATCGGCTTCTGGCTCGCCCACTGCCTCGGCCGCCCCGGCATGTACCACGAGCCGCTGGACGAACTGCTCGCCATGACCGCGGACGGCCGGCTGCGCCCCCTGATCGGCGCGGTCCACCCGCTGTCCGAAGCGGCCCGCGCCCATGAGGACCTGCGGGCCCGCCGCACCACCGGCAAGCTCGTTCTCGACGTGCGCGCCTGA
- the htpX gene encoding zinc metalloprotease HtpX, protein MPRNRFAPDRGLTTRMVVTMFLIGLLYVVFVGVLLALLHGAWPMILLIAGGLFIAQFWFSDKIAAFSMGAREVTPEQAPELHGVVDRICALGDMPKPRVAIADSDVPNAFATGRNKNNTMVCATTGLLRRLEPDELEGVIAHEMSHVAHKDVAVMTIASFLGVLAGVMTRIALFGGFRRSRDPGGNALVVLIPLVSAVVYAISFLLTRMLSRYRELSADRSAALLTGRPSSLASALTKVSGQIAAIPTEDLRRSQPFNAFFFAPALSAGATASKLLSTHPTLERRLEQLGRITRELDRR, encoded by the coding sequence ATGCCACGTAACCGCTTCGCCCCCGACCGGGGACTGACGACCCGCATGGTCGTCACGATGTTCCTGATCGGACTGCTCTACGTCGTCTTCGTCGGCGTGCTGCTCGCACTGCTGCACGGAGCCTGGCCGATGATCCTGCTCATCGCGGGCGGGCTGTTCATCGCGCAGTTCTGGTTCAGCGACAAGATCGCCGCCTTCAGCATGGGCGCGCGCGAGGTCACCCCCGAGCAGGCTCCCGAGCTGCACGGCGTCGTCGACCGCATCTGCGCCCTCGGCGACATGCCCAAGCCCAGGGTCGCCATCGCCGACTCCGACGTGCCGAACGCGTTCGCGACGGGGCGCAACAAGAACAACACCATGGTGTGCGCCACCACCGGCCTGCTGCGCCGCCTGGAGCCCGACGAGCTGGAGGGCGTGATCGCGCACGAGATGTCGCACGTCGCCCACAAGGACGTCGCGGTCATGACGATCGCCTCCTTCCTCGGCGTGCTGGCCGGGGTGATGACCCGCATCGCGTTGTTCGGCGGTTTCCGGCGCAGCCGCGATCCGGGCGGCAACGCGCTGGTCGTGCTCATCCCGCTGGTCAGCGCCGTGGTCTACGCGATCAGCTTCCTGCTCACCCGGATGCTGTCGCGCTACCGCGAGCTGTCCGCCGACCGGAGCGCCGCCCTGCTCACCGGCCGGCCCTCGTCGCTGGCCTCCGCGCTCACCAAGGTCAGCGGGCAGATCGCCGCGATCCCCACCGAGGACCTGCGCAGGTCCCAGCCGTTCAACGCGTTCTTCTTCGCCCCCGCGCTGAGCGCGGGCGCCACCGCCTCCAAGCTGCTGTCCACCCACCCGACGCTGGAGCGGCGGCTGGAGCAGCTCGGCCGGATCACCCGCGAACTGGACCGCCGCTGA